The Tatumella ptyseos genome segment AGCTTGTTGGTCACCGCAAAAGGTCAGGGTATCAGGAATGGCAAAGCACGGACGCGCGGGAAGCTGGGCCGGTGCTGTTGCGGGATGCTGGCGTGAATAGGCCTCGTTTTCATCATAGCCACCGGCTAAGGATGCGACGAGGTAGGCATCCGCTACCGTTAAGGCAAAAATTGACGGGGTGTCATTCAAGCGACAAGCCGGAACGATACCGCGTGCCGAGATCCAGCCTTTGGTGGGTTTTAGCCCAACAATATTATTAAAGCCAGCAGGCACGCGACCTGACCCTGCGGTGTCGGTACCTAAACTAAAGGCGACATGTCCGCGTGCGAGCACGGAAGCTGAACCTGAACTCGAGCCGCCACTAATATAGTCAGGATTAAACGTGTTGCTGACCGCGCCAAAGGGCGAACGACACCCGACTAAGCCTGTCGCAAACTGGTCTAAATTGGTTTTCCCTATCACTATAGCCCCCGCCGCTTTAAGATGGGCAACGATGTGCGCATCCTGCTCTGCAATATAGCGGGCGGCAGGGCAGGCAGCGGTAGTTGGCCATCCCGCGACATCGATATTATCTTTCACCGCAAAGGGCACCCCCAATAACGGCAGCGCGTTGAGCGAAGTGAGGTCTTGGGAAAGTAGCGCATCAATTTGCGCGTGGAGTTGTTCGAGACTGCAAAGCGTGATCCACGCGTTATCCTCTGGGTCGAGTGCTTGAAGGTGTGTGGTTAATAATGATTTTAAGCAATGCGGCGCTTGCTTGGCATGTTGTAGCCAATCTTGAAGCGTGTAGCCAAAGGTCGCTGACATAGTTGAATCCCAAGTGGTATACAAGATGGGAAGATAGGGAGCAATAACTATGCCAATAGGGTATCTATCTGTTTTGTAATGATTTTTTTAATTTTGAGAGAATAGGGATCTATTGAGTGAGACGGGGGCCAGTGCAATCACGCACTGCGATGACGCACCTTGGCCCCGCCGCGTTAAGAATAAGAGGAGGCGATACGCCAATGTCGCCTCTTCGGTGGAAAGAAGCTTAGAAGGTTAGGCTCAGTTTCGCCCAATAGCTACGGCCCGGTTCATTAATAGGCACATTACTGGAATAACCAAAGCTGCCATTTCCGGCTAAGTTCAGATGTTCGCTATAGGTTTTATTAAGTAAGTTATCAATACCTAGCGTCAGCGCGAGTGTGTCGGTAAATTGATAACGGCTATTAGCGGAAAGTATTAGGAAACTGGCACTTGGCCCGAAATCCTTACCCACGACATTGCCTTCATTTCGGGCAATACGATGTTGGGGTGCGACCCAGCGGATCAATCCTGTGGTACGCCATTGGCCACTATGCCACGTTGCCCCAACGCGTGTTTCCAGCGGTGGAATTTGGGGCAATGGTCGATGTTCTTGACAATTATTGGCCTGAGCATAGCTGAGACTGCTCTCAATCTGCCAATGATCCGACAGCTGATAGCTGGCCCCTATCTCTCCGCCAAAAATCAGCGCGTCGACATTATCGACTTGGCTTATCCGTTTTTGTGTGGGTTGATAGCGGAATAGGATAAAATCATCTATCCATCCGACGTAGGCAGATAGCCAAGCATCAAGGCGTTTGTCTTGGTATTTTGCACCAACATCCACTTGCGTGGTCTTTTCCGTTTTCAATGAGTGAAAAGCGGTGTACCTCTTATCAGGACCGTAGGTCGGTGAGAAGAGCTCCCAGTAATCCGGGAAGCGTTCGGTATAGCCTAACCCTGCATACAGTAGTACAGGCGAATGCTCGGGTTGGTGCTCGAGCCGGAGAAATCCTGCAGGAAGGAGGTGCTGACGATGGTGATGATTCGGCGTGCGTTTATCGGTGGCTTGGCTACTATCTCCCCTGACGCCACTGATCAGATGGTCACCTTGTTTAAGCCTATAGCGCAGCTCACTGAATAGCCCATAATCACTAAAGCTGGCATCGTCTCGCCAAGCGCCGGCAATTTTACGTCTATGACTATTTTGCTGCATATCAATACCGCTACGTAATTCGGTCGCTTCCCCTTGCCAGGTCCCCATCACCCTCCCGCCTAAGGTTTTCCGGCCCACTTCTGAACGCATTGGCATCATCATCCCGGCCATGGGATGGCGTAACGAAACGTTATCCATAATATGATCGGCATTGTTGTAATACAGATGGCCAGTGAGTTCAGTCCATGTCTCGCTGATATTCTCTTTTTTAAAGGTTAGCCCCAGACTTTGCCGTTTAAATTGCGCGCCATCCATACCTCGACCCGCATAGCGGGCGTTACCGTTACCTTGTCCAGCGGTAAGCTCCAGTAAAGTATCCTCGTCAGGCGTCCAGCCAATCGCGATATCACTGTTCCATTTTTTCCATTGCGACGGTACGCGATGCCCATCGCCATCTTGGTAATCGTTGGACTGAGCGTGGTTACCGGTTAATCGTAAATAGCCTTGTGAGTTGCCGAAGCTGATATCGGCATTCTGATCACGACGTTGGTTCGAACCTGTTACCAAGCTGGCTTCTCCTTTGATTCCAGGGGTTGAGAAAGAGGGGGGCAATCGGTCAAAGCGGAGGGTACCCGCCGAGTTCCCGGGTCCCCATAATACGGTTTGTGGTCCCTTAGTTAAGGTCATCACATCGAAATTCTCTGGGGAAAGATAAGAGGAAGGCGCATCCATTCGGCTGCCACAGGCCCCCAACATCTCACTGTCGTTCATCAACATGCGAAGTCGGGAACCAAACATGCCACGAAAAACGGGATCACCATTAGTTCCGCCATTACGGATCTGAGCAAAACCAGGGATAGTTTTGAGATAGTCGGCACCATCGCTGGCGGGGAGAGGTTGGCGAGGTGTTTTGGGTGAACTTATCACCTCTAGTGGTGAGCCGATTGGCGCACTCACAATAAGGGTGGAGTGAGTCTCCAGGTGTTCGGTCGGTAATGCGGCGGCGACGTGCTGACTATAAGCTAGGAGAAGCATCAGCATGATGGGGGATAACTGGGTGCGAAATGACATTATTATTTCCTTATTACGCAGGCGTGACAGTGCCTAGCGCAAAAAACGCTAAATCGGTCTCGATAACGATGTATCGGGCAGTAAATAAGATAAGGCGTTGTTAGAAGGAAGGTGGTGCGCGTGCTTGGCTTGACGACCAAAAGCCAATTAAGGGGCGGATAATACGTGGAGGGAGCGCCAAGGTTTGGAGCGGGCAATAGACGATGACCAGAGCCAGTAGAACTATCCACTGTAGAAAAGGAAAGTGCGCCAATAGTTGGCAATAACCGCAGGCCATATCGTCGAGCATTTTTCTATCGAAAACCGAAGCGTGTGATGAGGGCATCGGTGACATCATTGCACAGTCGTCCTGTATCGAAGACATGCCTTCCATCGCTGGCATGGCAGCGGCGGTGTGCGATGAGCTGTGGAGATTTTTCGAGATGATGGGGGCGATAAAGAGCATAGCAATTGAAAAAATCGCTAACTGCGCGGCAAGTCGGTAACATTTTACAAAGTGGTTCAAAACGCACAATCCCTCATCCTGAGTGCGGCGCTATCTTACCCTAAAAGTGCTTAATGACCAAAAGAAACCCTCATTAGGATAAGGTTTTATCATCGACTTTTTATTCCCCGCGTATTGCAAATTAATGGTAGGGTAATGACCTCTAATTCGCTGACCTAACTTGAAGATATTATTGATTATGCAACATGCATTATTGGCCATTATCACCCTCTTTGCGACATTGGGCTTGGGGTGGCTGGTGGGAACACGATGTTCGTTAACCTTCCGGCAAGCAGTAGTGAAATCCGTAAGTACTATTGTCCTGCTGTTATTATTCAGTATGGGAATGGATTTTGCGCAAGTGCTTACGCAAGGTCAGTTAGGCAGTCGTATCGTCTTGCAGGCTTTATTGCTATCAGGGTTAATCACAATTTTCACCGCGATCTTACTCCTCCGTAAACCGGCAGCGATTACCCGTGAGGGTTCTTTACCCTCTTTTTATTCAGCGTTTGGAGGCTGTTTAAAAGCGATTAGTGCCTTTATTGCTGGGGTCGCCCTCGGCTATTTCACGCATTTCAGTCTTGAACACATTGGTCTTTCCAGTAATAGCGTGCTCTATGTGATGTTGTTCTGTGTGGGCGTGGACCTAGTGGGTTTTCGTTTTGGTCGCGTGACCCGTCAATGTGCGAGTGTACCGATGGCGGCGCTGGTAGGTTATATCCTAGCTACCGGACTATTCAGCGTCTTCACGCCCTTTAGCTGGCAGCAATCACTGATGTTGGGCAGTGGCTTAGGGTGGTTCTCGTTATCAGGCCCGATGGTTCATCAACTCGCTGGTGCGCAAATGGGGGCTATTGCCTTTATGACCGATTTTATACGCGAGCTGCTCAGCATCGTTTTTCTATACTTCTTTGGCCGTCGCCAGCCTCTTGCTGCAGTGGGGCTAAGCGGGGCGGCGGCGATGGATTCAGCGTTACCTTTTATCAAGCAAAATTGTGACACTTATTATATCCCTTACGCCATCTTCAGCGGACTACTGTTGACACTGGCCGCACCCTTTCTTATATCTCTGTCGGCGGCCCTACTATGAAAAAGACTCGCTTAGCTAGGTTTTCTTACATACTTCTAGCCGCGTTATGCTGTCTGGTTATTCAATCGGCGCAGGCGGCTTTGGATGGAATATTACTTGATCCACCGTCAGGGAAACCCCCGCAACGATTACTGGTGTTACTGCATGGCTACGGCAGTAATGAGCAAGATTTATTACCGTTGGCCGATTACGTTACGCCAGACTATGCCGTAATGAGCTTACAAGCGCCGATACCGCTGGGGAGCAATCGGTTTGCTTGGTATCGAAGCGGGGCAAGTGCTCAGGCGGATATCAACAACGCGCGCCAACAGATACTGACTCGCGTTGCTCAGGTACAGCAGCAGCTCAATATCGCGCCAAATAAAACGTTACTGGCGGGATTTAGTCAGGGGGCGGTAATGAGTTGGAGCATTGCGTTCAATGCCCCTCAGTCAATTGGCGCCGCAGCGATTTTTAGCGGAAGGTTACCCGAATCTGTCGGCAACACACCGAGCCAACAAGCGGGACGTTCTCTACCCCAACTGTTTGTGGGGCATGGTGAGCAGGATCAGCGTATTGCACTCGCGTTGGATGAGCAAGCCGCTGCCTTGGCCAAAAAGCGGGGTTATTTGCTAAGCTTTCATCGTTACGCGGATCTCGGACATGGCATTAATTCGCGTGAGCTTAATGACTTTAAGCAGTGGGCCACTCGACTTAGCTCTCAAACACCATTGAGGTAGAAGGGTGATTGCTGTTACGCGGCGCTTTCAGTAACCGTGCAAATTCGACTTCAAGTTTTTCGACCTCATTCAAAAACTGTGCGGGAGTAAAAGGGCGTTGTTGTTGGGACGCATAAGCGATAGCCAATTCTTTAGCCGTAAAACGCTGTGTTGAAAACATAAGTTAACTCCTCTCGTTGATAAAGTAAGTGTAAGAGGGTCGAGCAACAAAATAAAATTGGTTTAATTGATTAGTGTGATGGGTGAAACTTTGCGCAGAACCACACTTCTCTAGTGCCTACGCCTAGAGTAAAACCCTTTCTTAATCAAAATTAATCCTTTGAACATCGACTATACTTCGCCGTCAGGTAAGATTTCGTGGCTTGCGCAGTGCTTTTTCTCAATCAGTACATTACGCTTATAACAACATAAGAGGGAAATCAGTGTCCGGCTGATTAATTCTGGAGTAGGTTAATGAGTAAAAAAATAATTTTTACTGTTTTAGTGATGATAGCGATTATTTCACTAGCCATTTTTTTTAGAGTACAAAACCAAGATTTGTTATTACAGGGTGAGGTGGATGCCCCAGAAGTGATCGTCGCGTCCAAAGCGAAAGGCCGTGTCGTGGAACGTTTAATTGAACGTGGTGATGATGTTAAAGCAGGCCAAGTTATTATTCGTCTCGATGCGCCGGAATTGATCGCTCAACTCAAAGCGGCGGAAGCGGCACGTGACCAAGCGAAATTTACCTTAGAGATGTCGCAAAACGGCACGCGTGAAGAGAGTATTCGTCAGTTAACGGCTACCTTAGCAGGGGCAAAAGCAGACTACCAAACTGCCGAAGCGACCTATCGTCGAAATCAAAGCGTCGCAGCGAAAGGCTATATTTCTGCTCAAGACCTAGATAATGCCCGTAACTCCCGCGATACTGCCCTACATTCGATGCAAAGTGCGCAAGCCAATTTAGATGAAGCGAAACATGGTGACCGTTGGGAGCAACGCGATGTTTACAGCGCGCAGCTACAACAAGCAGAGGAACAGTTAGCGGAAATTAAAGTTCAGACGGATGACCTTAACGTTAAAGCACCTGTCGATGGCGAGGTTGGCCCTATTCCTGCTGAAGTGGGGGATTTATTAAGTGCCTCCAGTCCGCTTGTAACCTTAGTACGCTTACCTCAAGCTTATTTCGTGTTTAATTTACGTGAAGATATTCTTGCTCATGTCCGCAAGGGCGATGTGATTCATTTGCGCGTCCCGGCGCTGAATAATCAAATGATCGAAGCCCGTGTTCACTACATTGCACCCTTAGGCGATTTTTCAACCAAGAGTGCGACGCGCGCGACCGGTGATTTCGATCTAAAAACCTTTGAAGTGCGCCTATGGCCCACCAAACCCGTTAATGGTCTACGTCAGGGAATGAGCGCGCTATGGCAGTGGAAACGATAAAAAAAGGCTTTAAAGCCTTTCGTCGGGCCTTTAACAAAGAGATCCGCACCAGTTCACGTAAATTTGCTATTCACTGGTTAACCTGGTGTTTCCCGTTACTGCTCTTTTGGTTATTGAGCAGTAACTTTTCGGAAGGGACTCTGATGAATCTCCCTGTCGCTGTGGTCGATAACGACCATAGTGAACTCTCTCGTGAATTGATCCGCAAATTGGATGCTAGCCCTCATGCCAAGCTAACCGAGTGGGAAGGGGGATTAAATGAAGCCTTACATAAGATGCGTACGGCGCAAGATTACGGTTTAGTCTATATTCCGCCAGATTTCGAAAAGCATTTGCTTTCTGCGAAACAGCCTAAGGTTGCCTTTTACTATAATGCACTCTATTACGGTGCGGGGCTTTACTCTACTCAGGACTTTTCTGGATTGGTCACCGCGCTAAATAGTGAGTATCGCAGTGCCGTCGAGGCTAAAATTGGCAAGACAGCCCCAACCCTGCCTTCGGTATCGTTGGTTTATCGTAGTCTGTTTAATGCCAGTGGCAGTTATATCTATTACCAACAATTTGCGGCCACCATTCACCTCATACAGCTGTTCGTGGTGACCAGTATGATCTACGTCCTTTCCCGCAGCAAACCCCTTATCTATGCGGATCGTTTTGGCTGGGCGCTATTGGGCAAACTTGCACCTTATACCCTGGTGTATACCACGATATTAATGGGTGAGATTGCCTTATTGGTATGGGTGTTCTCAGCACGATTTGTCGGGGACCCCTACTATATGTTTTTCGTTGCCTTCTTCTATATTATGGCCGCGCAGAGTTTAGGGCTGATGTTGTTCACCTTTACCCGTACGGCAATTAGTGCATACACCTTGATGGCGATTTTTGTGACCATTGCCTTAGCCTTTTCTGGGCTGGGTATGCCTGAGTTATCGATGCCGTTACCGGCGCAGATCATTGCCAATATGGAACCGCTGACTCACGCCTTGTATGCCATGTTTGATCTGTTCATTCGTAAAGTTCCTGCTGAGCCGGTGATTGGCGTATGCGCGCTATTGGCTGTCTATCCAGTGATAGTGGGGCTTTTAGTATTCCGTCGTCTACCTAAGCGCTTACGAGACCAAGAGGCGATGGTATGAGTACCTACTGGGCTACCTTTAAAAAAGTGCTGGCAGGGATGTTAGAAAAGCCCATGTGGGCGATGCTGCTGCTGTCACTCTGTATTATCAGCATGGTTTATGCCAAAGGGACGGTGTGGGAAATGCCGGTTGGTGTGGTCGACCTTGACCATAGCTCAGCCAGCCATTTGTTAAGCCGTAATCTTGATGCGAGCCCCAAATTGAACGTGAAGTCTTACGATCAACTGGGGCAAGCTGAACGTGATATGGGCTACCGTAAGCTCTATGCTGTGATTGAAATTCCTGTCGATTTTGAAAAGAAGATGTTATCGGGTAAGAGTGTGTCAATTCCGGTATTTGGTGATGCGACCAACCGTTTACCCAACGGCCAAATTCAACAGAATGTGTTAGCAGCCTACCAACAGATGCTTAACCAATACGAAGTTGAATTGATGATGAAAAGTCAATTTACGCAGTCTGAAGCGAACGTTGTGTTAACACCGATGACGGGCCTAACCTTACCCTTGTTTAACCCAGGTATCAGTTTTGCGGCGATCATTTTTCCAGGCTTATTAGTGATGCTATTACAGCACTCATTATTGATCGCCAGTGTTAGGGTCTGTTTAATGATGAGCACAGAAGGGCGACCTAAACTCCCGGTTGTGCTAGGGGCGCTTTCGGCATTAATCCCGATTTGGTTATTCTTATCGATAGTGTTGTTCGCCCTATGGCCATGGGTACTGGGCTATAAGCAGGCAGCCTCAATCCCCGAAATTTTATTGTTAACCTTTCCTTTCCTGTTAGCGGTATTAGGGCTGGGTCGTTTATTAACAGAATGTATCCGTCGTGTTGAGATCATTTATTTGACCCTCTCCTTCATCACCACGCCGGTCTTCTACATCTCTGGCACCATCTGGCCGCTACAAGCTATGCCGAGTCCGGTCAGGTTCATTTCCAGTATGTTTCCCTCGACTTGGGCGATTAAAGCCATTGCAGGGGTGAATCAGATGGGATTATCGTTACGTGAGGCGATGCCCGATATCTGCATGCTATTATTACTTTTTGCACTCTACAGTATAGCTAGCTTTGTACTGACCTTCCTCCGCGATAGACGGTTAATTAGTCGATTTATCCACCGCGGAAGTCAGCATTAAAAGCGTTATTTAGCGGGCCATGCTTGGGTAATCAGCGTGGCTCGCTGGTCAGCACTATAATCGACCAGTGAATTCTTATTCGTTGACCGCTGGGCAAGCTCAGTGACTTCGCTAACCGCAATAGCCTCCTCACTTTCCCAAAATGGACTGCATGCATTATCCATTATCCATAATTTAAGATGCTGAGCGGGAAACTGCTGCGGCGCCAATGGAAAAAGCTGATGGTTGAGTTTTTCCAATAACTGCTGCTGGCGGTCATTTTCGCTTTTTGCAAGCAGATCCAAAAAGGGCAGCAGTAGTTGCCCGCAGACTTTACCATGGTGCCAGGTTTTAGAGGCGCCTATCTCCCCCGCGATACCATGAATGACTCCCAGCCCGGCGCTTGCTAAGCAGAGCCCCCCTAACCAAGAGGCAATTAACATTTTCTCCCGTGACGCTTCGCCGCATTCATCATTCAAGGCAAGCGTTGGCCAAGCTTCAACAAATAACGTTAAACCAGTGGTACTCAAGGCATGAATTAAAGGGGTGGCGGTACGTGAGAGATAGGCCTCGAACAGATGGGTAAAAGCATCGATGCCACAATTGGCGAGTACGGTTGAGGGCGATCCTTCCATCAATCTTGCATCTAAGATGGCATAATCGGGGACAAGATGAGGGTGGCGCAGT includes the following:
- a CDS encoding alpha/beta hydrolase — encoded protein: MKKTRLARFSYILLAALCCLVIQSAQAALDGILLDPPSGKPPQRLLVLLHGYGSNEQDLLPLADYVTPDYAVMSLQAPIPLGSNRFAWYRSGASAQADINNARQQILTRVAQVQQQLNIAPNKTLLAGFSQGAVMSWSIAFNAPQSIGAAAIFSGRLPESVGNTPSQQAGRSLPQLFVGHGEQDQRIALALDEQAAALAKKRGYLLSFHRYADLGHGINSRELNDFKQWATRLSSQTPLR
- a CDS encoding TonB-dependent copper receptor yields the protein MSFRTQLSPIMLMLLLAYSQHVAAALPTEHLETHSTLIVSAPIGSPLEVISSPKTPRQPLPASDGADYLKTIPGFAQIRNGGTNGDPVFRGMFGSRLRMLMNDSEMLGACGSRMDAPSSYLSPENFDVMTLTKGPQTVLWGPGNSAGTLRFDRLPPSFSTPGIKGEASLVTGSNQRRDQNADISFGNSQGYLRLTGNHAQSNDYQDGDGHRVPSQWKKWNSDIAIGWTPDEDTLLELTAGQGNGNARYAGRGMDGAQFKRQSLGLTFKKENISETWTELTGHLYYNNADHIMDNVSLRHPMAGMMMPMRSEVGRKTLGGRVMGTWQGEATELRSGIDMQQNSHRRKIAGAWRDDASFSDYGLFSELRYRLKQGDHLISGVRGDSSQATDKRTPNHHHRQHLLPAGFLRLEHQPEHSPVLLYAGLGYTERFPDYWELFSPTYGPDKRYTAFHSLKTEKTTQVDVGAKYQDKRLDAWLSAYVGWIDDFILFRYQPTQKRISQVDNVDALIFGGEIGASYQLSDHWQIESSLSYAQANNCQEHRPLPQIPPLETRVGATWHSGQWRTTGLIRWVAPQHRIARNEGNVVGKDFGPSASFLILSANSRYQFTDTLALTLGIDNLLNKTYSEHLNLAGNGSFGYSSNVPINEPGRSYWAKLSLTF
- a CDS encoding ABC transporter permease, translated to MSTYWATFKKVLAGMLEKPMWAMLLLSLCIISMVYAKGTVWEMPVGVVDLDHSSASHLLSRNLDASPKLNVKSYDQLGQAERDMGYRKLYAVIEIPVDFEKKMLSGKSVSIPVFGDATNRLPNGQIQQNVLAAYQQMLNQYEVELMMKSQFTQSEANVVLTPMTGLTLPLFNPGISFAAIIFPGLLVMLLQHSLLIASVRVCLMMSTEGRPKLPVVLGALSALIPIWLFLSIVLFALWPWVLGYKQAASIPEILLLTFPFLLAVLGLGRLLTECIRRVEIIYLTLSFITTPVFYISGTIWPLQAMPSPVRFISSMFPSTWAIKAIAGVNQMGLSLREAMPDICMLLLLFALYSIASFVLTFLRDRRLISRFIHRGSQH
- a CDS encoding DUF2946 domain-containing protein; translation: MNHFVKCYRLAAQLAIFSIAMLFIAPIISKNLHSSSHTAAAMPAMEGMSSIQDDCAMMSPMPSSHASVFDRKMLDDMACGYCQLLAHFPFLQWIVLLALVIVYCPLQTLALPPRIIRPLIGFWSSSQARAPPSF
- a CDS encoding lysine exporter LysO family protein, which codes for MQHALLAIITLFATLGLGWLVGTRCSLTFRQAVVKSVSTIVLLLLFSMGMDFAQVLTQGQLGSRIVLQALLLSGLITIFTAILLLRKPAAITREGSLPSFYSAFGGCLKAISAFIAGVALGYFTHFSLEHIGLSSNSVLYVMLFCVGVDLVGFRFGRVTRQCASVPMAALVGYILATGLFSVFTPFSWQQSLMLGSGLGWFSLSGPMVHQLAGAQMGAIAFMTDFIRELLSIVFLYFFGRRQPLAAVGLSGAAAMDSALPFIKQNCDTYYIPYAIFSGLLLTLAAPFLISLSAALL
- a CDS encoding iron-containing alcohol dehydrogenase; translated protein: MSFITALCSNQQTLSGSGSLQELPTLLRQTPGDALLFASPSFLKGRHWTTLSASLAPHLVGIVEVSHEASPQQLDEWVATWRGQCRTVIAIGGGSTLDAGKAFSTLACHPLTTERYLEKIGDTPLSGERLPLIAIPTTAGTGSEVTQNAVVTDTQVLKTKASLRHPHLVPDYAILDARLMEGSPSTVLANCGIDAFTHLFEAYLSRTATPLIHALSTTGLTLFVEAWPTLALNDECGEASREKMLIASWLGGLCLASAGLGVIHGIAGEIGASKTWHHGKVCGQLLLPFLDLLAKSENDRQQQLLEKLNHQLFPLAPQQFPAQHLKLWIMDNACSPFWESEEAIAVSEVTELAQRSTNKNSLVDYSADQRATLITQAWPAK
- a CDS encoding HlyD family secretion protein, encoding MSKKIIFTVLVMIAIISLAIFFRVQNQDLLLQGEVDAPEVIVASKAKGRVVERLIERGDDVKAGQVIIRLDAPELIAQLKAAEAARDQAKFTLEMSQNGTREESIRQLTATLAGAKADYQTAEATYRRNQSVAAKGYISAQDLDNARNSRDTALHSMQSAQANLDEAKHGDRWEQRDVYSAQLQQAEEQLAEIKVQTDDLNVKAPVDGEVGPIPAEVGDLLSASSPLVTLVRLPQAYFVFNLREDILAHVRKGDVIHLRVPALNNQMIEARVHYIAPLGDFSTKSATRATGDFDLKTFEVRLWPTKPVNGLRQGMSALWQWKR
- a CDS encoding ABC transporter permease, which codes for MAVETIKKGFKAFRRAFNKEIRTSSRKFAIHWLTWCFPLLLFWLLSSNFSEGTLMNLPVAVVDNDHSELSRELIRKLDASPHAKLTEWEGGLNEALHKMRTAQDYGLVYIPPDFEKHLLSAKQPKVAFYYNALYYGAGLYSTQDFSGLVTALNSEYRSAVEAKIGKTAPTLPSVSLVYRSLFNASGSYIYYQQFAATIHLIQLFVVTSMIYVLSRSKPLIYADRFGWALLGKLAPYTLVYTTILMGEIALLVWVFSARFVGDPYYMFFVAFFYIMAAQSLGLMLFTFTRTAISAYTLMAIFVTIALAFSGLGMPELSMPLPAQIIANMEPLTHALYAMFDLFIRKVPAEPVIGVCALLAVYPVIVGLLVFRRLPKRLRDQEAMV